Proteins co-encoded in one Sulfuricurvum sp. IAE1 genomic window:
- a CDS encoding EAL domain-containing protein, translated as MNRYAIAGVIPHYQPIVRLSDRKVVMYECLARFINKDGVGVGPADIDHLFDDPEFLWDLLEKTIPSILTQYRGACDTSISINIDPCSLGDRFFYFFEHLFHRHPSFAKFIHFEIAERNINKAINCLAEYVTQIQRMGSQVFLDDFGTGSANIDVLQRVRFDCVKIDGQYLTGAAKTEDGMEKLELIVKLLKIYNTKIVGEHIENERILNIAKGFGIDFGQGHLFGFPRPTITDNNDTLELRSYQQ; from the coding sequence ATGAACCGTTATGCCATTGCCGGGGTGATTCCTCATTATCAGCCGATCGTCCGGCTCTCCGACCGGAAGGTGGTGATGTATGAATGTCTCGCGCGCTTCATCAACAAAGACGGCGTTGGGGTTGGTCCCGCTGACATCGATCATCTTTTTGACGATCCTGAGTTTCTGTGGGACCTCTTGGAAAAGACGATACCGAGTATTTTGACGCAGTATCGAGGAGCTTGTGATACGAGCATATCAATCAACATTGACCCCTGCTCTCTTGGCGACCGTTTTTTCTATTTCTTCGAGCATTTATTTCATCGACATCCCAGTTTTGCAAAATTCATCCATTTTGAGATCGCTGAGCGGAACATCAACAAAGCGATTAATTGCCTTGCTGAATACGTTACACAAATCCAGCGAATGGGGTCGCAGGTCTTTTTGGATGATTTTGGTACAGGAAGCGCCAACATCGACGTTTTGCAGCGTGTTCGTTTTGATTGCGTAAAAATCGACGGGCAATATTTGACCGGGGCGGCGAAAACCGAAGACGGCATGGAAAAGCTGGAATTGATCGTAAAACTGTTGAAAATCTACAACACGAAAATCGTCGGCGAACATATTGAAAATGAGCGTATTTTGAACATCGCCAAAGGCTTTGGCATCGATTTTGGGCAGGGGCATCTATTCGGTTTCCCCCGTCCGACGATCACAGACAACAATGACACCTTGGAACTACGGAGCTACCAACAATGA
- a CDS encoding conjugal transfer protein TraH has protein sequence MNKRIFSALTAFFLLGATSADASIDQFLNDAVVEANAGRTIKTDTGTLLYGGGLQMRAPTVNLQPFSVTAPSIKAGCGGIDLTFGALSYLNVDQIVAMLEGMMANAPGVMFEMALKVICPSCMDTLNALNEMANQINGLNMDSCSATKASANWLAGQMGYQVKEGATGPDWLATFNENFKKNVTGPGGYMDQAKAFLGAEGCNPADKMCGARFFVEDVNTASFLKYALEGDVQDAYFNNAGITPMIRYFTGDIIKDMPKDSASGGQEGTLKFFEPAVPTRMDFLAQTSLGESKYNTKSAADALDQNTKDIIRQIVGDAPANTARAKAEDGTLAPFSYAGNIKSLFVARLTAIETKISTRTALSSDDIGFLSMFRVPVYMITNKLASMPNGDLILSQIKNDLALMLAYEVTYEYLARTRALMTQQKEKLDDKTLEKIPYTCSGGKCGDKIQEKLDDMIAGTRSMMMAAYSLAASSSRDMQSKIGDQITLMQDLNQMQQYSLQRSDPRLFENYMFAKTLTTGTGK, from the coding sequence ATGAATAAAAGAATTTTTTCAGCACTAACGGCGTTTTTCTTACTAGGGGCCACATCTGCTGATGCCAGTATTGATCAATTCCTTAATGATGCCGTTGTTGAAGCCAACGCAGGGAGAACGATTAAAACCGATACTGGCACCTTGCTTTATGGTGGAGGTCTTCAAATGAGAGCACCAACGGTTAATTTGCAGCCTTTCTCTGTTACTGCACCTTCTATTAAGGCGGGATGTGGTGGGATTGACCTAACGTTTGGTGCTCTTTCATATCTCAATGTGGATCAAATTGTCGCCATGCTAGAAGGTATGATGGCAAATGCTCCGGGAGTTATGTTTGAAATGGCACTGAAAGTCATCTGTCCATCCTGTATGGACACTCTGAATGCTCTCAATGAGATGGCAAACCAGATAAATGGACTAAACATGGATAGCTGTTCTGCCACAAAGGCCAGCGCAAATTGGCTTGCCGGTCAAATGGGGTATCAAGTAAAAGAAGGGGCAACCGGCCCAGACTGGCTTGCAACATTCAATGAAAACTTCAAAAAGAATGTTACTGGCCCCGGTGGATATATGGATCAGGCAAAAGCATTTTTGGGTGCAGAAGGGTGTAATCCTGCGGATAAAATGTGTGGGGCCCGTTTTTTTGTTGAAGATGTCAATACCGCATCGTTTCTGAAATATGCACTTGAGGGTGATGTGCAGGATGCGTATTTTAACAATGCTGGAATTACACCAATGATCCGTTATTTTACTGGAGATATCATTAAGGATATGCCAAAGGATAGTGCATCGGGAGGTCAGGAAGGAACATTGAAGTTCTTTGAACCGGCCGTGCCAACCAGAATGGACTTTCTAGCACAAACTTCATTGGGTGAATCAAAATACAATACTAAGAGTGCTGCTGATGCTTTAGACCAAAACACAAAGGACATCATACGGCAGATTGTAGGTGATGCCCCTGCCAACACCGCACGCGCAAAGGCAGAGGATGGGACATTGGCACCTTTCTCTTACGCGGGAAACATCAAAAGTCTGTTTGTGGCCAGATTGACCGCAATTGAAACAAAGATTTCCACAAGAACTGCATTGTCGAGCGATGACATTGGATTTTTATCGATGTTTAGGGTTCCGGTTTACATGATCACCAATAAGCTTGCGTCGATGCCAAACGGAGATTTGATATTAAGTCAAATCAAGAATGATTTGGCCCTTATGCTTGCGTATGAAGTTACCTATGAATATTTGGCAAGAACTCGTGCACTAATGACGCAACAGAAGGAAAAGCTGGACGATAAGACTCTTGAGAAAATCCCATACACCTGTTCCGGTGGAAAATGTGGCGACAAAATTCAGGAAAAACTTGATGACATGATTGCAGGGACTCGCTCGATGATGATGGCTGCATATTCCCTCGCTGCATCAAGCTCAAGGGATATGCAAAGCAAGATAGGTGATCAAATTACACTCATGCAGGATCTCAACCAAATGCAGCAATATTCGTTGCAGCGGTCCGATCCGCGCCTTTTCGAGAACTACATGTTTGCGAAAACACTGACAACCGGAACCGGAAAATGA
- the traF gene encoding conjugal transfer protein TraF, producing MIRPIALFSLSAVLCSSLLAYGVKDGCKPHSENFYGDSERGWFYSEAPCTKKDENTSVAKTPTTNTNKKYKLIPKVVEVPWDIIDQIDPEQIAEMERDAQKTALMYPTDHNVKQHRLLHKYVVKKSVAYAKAGDRLGRADTELAAWRSEIPLSAFARTASLKQAGDKNNETLRKYSSMAGIVVITQRGCGYCEKQIPILEMLREQTGFTYKEVDMAQAPTAVINLGVATTPDMFLVLNKNGVPRWHRVASGLNTLSEIKQAILIGLHSLGEIKDNTIIYK from the coding sequence ATGATTCGCCCAATCGCCCTCTTCTCTTTATCGGCTGTCCTGTGTTCATCTTTGCTGGCGTATGGCGTAAAAGATGGGTGTAAACCGCACAGTGAAAACTTCTACGGTGACTCCGAGCGTGGGTGGTTTTACAGCGAAGCACCATGTACTAAAAAAGACGAGAACACTTCAGTCGCAAAGACCCCCACTACCAATACCAACAAAAAGTATAAATTGATCCCAAAGGTTGTTGAGGTCCCTTGGGACATCATCGACCAGATCGATCCGGAACAGATTGCGGAGATGGAGCGGGATGCACAGAAAACCGCCCTTATGTACCCTACCGATCACAACGTCAAGCAGCATCGTCTCCTCCATAAGTATGTCGTTAAAAAATCAGTTGCGTATGCGAAGGCAGGGGATCGCCTCGGGCGTGCCGATACCGAGCTGGCGGCGTGGCGCTCGGAAATCCCCCTGTCCGCTTTTGCCAGAACAGCATCTTTAAAACAGGCTGGAGACAAAAACAATGAGACGTTGCGTAAGTATTCAAGTATGGCTGGGATAGTTGTAATCACTCAGCGAGGATGCGGTTATTGTGAAAAACAAATACCAATTCTTGAAATGCTTCGAGAGCAGACTGGATTTACCTACAAGGAGGTTGATATGGCTCAGGCCCCCACCGCCGTAATAAATCTAGGCGTGGCTACAACACCAGACATGTTTCTCGTGCTGAATAAAAATGGGGTCCCTAGATGGCATAGAGTTGCGAGCGGGTTGAACACCCTTTCTGAAATAAAACAAGCAATTCTGATAGGGCTTCATTCTCTTGGTGAAATTAAAGACAACACCATAATTTACAAATAG
- a CDS encoding OmpA family protein: protein MMGFEMAYIPVGQYYIASAQQVIAEEHRGKLTEKSEKNDFYVQATIGETAAATVEDRKEHLIVRFPFDSYIPYEKAKLKEDLRQYRGMNVSVTGYASPEGPKSYNKRLSKKRAEKVAKIAEKLGVNVSSINAVGEIQCGGKKQHPKCRKVEVVPLAEGENP, encoded by the coding sequence ATGATGGGTTTTGAAATGGCATATATCCCGGTAGGGCAATACTATATTGCTTCGGCGCAGCAAGTGATCGCCGAGGAGCACCGCGGAAAGTTGACCGAAAAATCAGAGAAGAACGATTTTTATGTTCAGGCTACAATCGGGGAAACAGCGGCGGCAACAGTTGAAGACCGCAAGGAACACCTCATTGTCAGATTTCCGTTTGACAGCTATATCCCCTACGAAAAAGCAAAGCTCAAAGAGGATCTTCGTCAGTACCGCGGGATGAACGTTTCCGTTACTGGGTATGCCTCACCGGAAGGACCAAAATCCTACAACAAACGGCTTTCGAAGAAGCGCGCCGAAAAGGTCGCCAAAATTGCAGAAAAACTCGGCGTTAATGTCAGCTCTATCAACGCGGTCGGCGAGATCCAATGCGGTGGCAAAAAGCAACACCCAAAATGCCGCAAGGTTGAGGTTGTGCCGCTTGCCGAAGGTGAAAATCCATGA
- a CDS encoding DsbC family protein, which translates to MKKTVLASIVLASALLGDNIGAVKEKLQQKLVNTKIDHIEVSAQFPSLYEIHAGPNVFFTNDEVSHLMIGHVFDMNGTDLTQAKIAPKIQEFQKRAMEEQAKEEARAKAKWVEAKKTIDLTKALKIGKGKHEVVVFSNTECHWCRKSEELLKGGDMTKYVFLTTNMAPQMSRPKSVHILCAKDPAKEYDKVMRGELDGKALVSCEKGERRVDGMMKEAAKLGGFGTPLFFIDNQVVNGANPIIKDLVK; encoded by the coding sequence ATGAAAAAAACGGTTCTGGCATCAATCGTATTGGCGTCCGCCCTGCTTGGCGACAACATCGGGGCAGTCAAAGAAAAGCTCCAGCAAAAATTGGTAAACACGAAAATTGACCATATCGAGGTCTCGGCGCAATTTCCATCGCTGTATGAGATCCACGCTGGCCCGAATGTGTTTTTTACCAACGACGAAGTGAGCCACCTCATGATCGGCCATGTCTTTGACATGAACGGTACCGACCTCACCCAGGCGAAGATTGCCCCGAAGATACAGGAGTTTCAAAAGCGTGCAATGGAAGAACAGGCAAAGGAAGAGGCGCGAGCAAAGGCGAAGTGGGTCGAGGCTAAGAAAACCATTGACCTCACCAAAGCCCTTAAAATCGGGAAAGGGAAGCATGAAGTCGTCGTTTTCAGCAACACAGAGTGTCACTGGTGCCGCAAGTCCGAAGAGCTGCTCAAGGGGGGGGACATGACCAAATATGTTTTTCTCACAACAAACATGGCTCCGCAGATGTCTCGTCCAAAAAGCGTCCACATTCTCTGCGCCAAAGATCCGGCCAAAGAGTATGACAAGGTTATGCGCGGAGAGCTTGATGGCAAAGCCCTTGTTTCCTGCGAAAAAGGGGAGCGTCGCGTCGATGGGATGATGAAAGAAGCGGCCAAGCTCGGCGGCTTTGGAACGCCTTTGTTTTTTATCGACAATCAGGTGGTGAACGGCGCGAATCCGATCATCAAAGATTTGGTCAAATAA